A single window of Nocardia higoensis DNA harbors:
- a CDS encoding adenine phosphoribosyltransferase: MSKHAATESDQQVAERIAAAAGHVERLTRWHDDFPTPGVRFADLTPVFASSDGFRTVIESLAACAPEVDLVAGVDARGFLLGAGVATFLGTGVLAIRKAGKLPPPVISREYSLEYGAAALEIPGDGVELRGRTVLLLDDVLATGGTLAAAAQLFEEAGAHVAAAAVVLELEALGGRALQGDYPLTSIVRI, encoded by the coding sequence ATGAGCAAGCACGCGGCAACGGAGTCCGACCAGCAGGTGGCCGAGCGGATCGCCGCGGCCGCCGGGCACGTCGAGCGCCTGACCCGCTGGCACGACGACTTCCCGACTCCCGGTGTCCGTTTCGCCGACCTGACCCCGGTCTTCGCCAGTTCCGACGGCTTCCGCACGGTGATCGAGTCGCTGGCCGCGTGCGCGCCGGAGGTCGATCTGGTCGCGGGCGTGGACGCCAGGGGCTTCCTGCTCGGCGCGGGTGTGGCCACCTTTCTGGGCACCGGGGTGCTCGCGATCCGCAAAGCGGGCAAGTTGCCCCCGCCGGTGATCAGCCGGGAGTACAGCCTGGAATACGGTGCGGCCGCGCTGGAGATCCCGGGCGACGGGGTCGAACTGCGTGGGCGCACCGTGCTGTTGCTCGACGATGTGCTGGCCACCGGAGGGACTCTCGCGGCCGCGGCACAGCTGTTCGAGGAGGCGGGCGCGCATGTCGCCGCCGCCGCCGTCGTGCTCGAACTGGAGGCGCTCGGCGGCCGCGCGCTCCAGGGTGACTACCCGCTGACCTCGATCGTTCGCATCTGA
- a CDS encoding ABC transporter substrate-binding protein gives MRKPRSGAVRLAGVGTALALAAGLASGCSTQSQVPSIGYAVDAVLTTYNGGTTLGVSSGSAAVFQRVLTGFFYTGPDGQQVADTDVGTAKEVPGESQTIQYRLNPDGVYSDGVPTSCDDLVLTWAARSGRFTDGPVPLFDAADTAGYRDIERIDCQPGSKDATVVFRPDRRYLPWRTLFTAGEMMPAHVAAREAGVANVVSAVQDGDRAAVGKLADFWNSGWTLTTGELDAARFPSSGPYRVESFGPEDGLVLVANERWWGNAPETGRVVVFDKTSDLKAKLADNAVSVLDLGAGSVAELDLNGFSSNTVPGRGAEQLILATDGVLGSPAARRGLAHCVPRQALYNDLGKAADVPSTGLGTGPLNSLISQQDSLYYGASTAGASKAYEVTDISAAKTGFAGTPNPVVRIGYLAPDQRRAQTVAAIAESCRAAGITVEDASATDFRPTQLADGTVDAILSSTAGAPGPAGSLAGVAAMSAWRTGSGVDFGRFGNGRYDAITDQLAADPDSTAQLNLLTEAENLLWSEMPGIPLFATPRIIAFGNGLNNGVAGPTQGGTGWNMDRWVLRR, from the coding sequence ATGCGAAAGCCACGCAGCGGCGCGGTGCGGCTGGCGGGTGTGGGTACGGCGCTCGCGCTGGCCGCGGGACTGGCGAGCGGATGCTCGACGCAGAGTCAGGTGCCCTCCATCGGCTACGCCGTCGACGCGGTGCTCACCACCTACAACGGCGGCACCACGCTCGGCGTGAGCAGTGGTTCGGCGGCGGTGTTCCAGCGCGTGCTGACCGGGTTCTTCTACACCGGTCCCGACGGCCAGCAGGTGGCCGACACCGATGTGGGCACCGCCAAGGAGGTGCCGGGCGAATCGCAGACCATCCAGTACCGGCTGAACCCGGACGGGGTGTACTCCGACGGCGTGCCGACCTCCTGTGACGATTTGGTGCTGACCTGGGCGGCGCGCAGCGGTCGTTTCACCGACGGTCCGGTGCCGCTGTTCGATGCCGCCGACACCGCGGGCTACCGCGACATCGAGCGGATCGATTGCCAGCCCGGCTCCAAGGACGCCACCGTGGTGTTCCGCCCGGATCGCCGGTACCTGCCGTGGCGCACGCTGTTCACCGCGGGGGAGATGATGCCCGCGCACGTCGCCGCCAGGGAGGCGGGCGTGGCCAACGTGGTCTCCGCGGTGCAGGACGGCGACCGGGCGGCCGTCGGCAAGCTGGCCGACTTCTGGAACAGCGGCTGGACCCTCACCACGGGCGAACTGGACGCGGCCAGATTCCCCTCCTCCGGCCCGTATCGGGTCGAGTCCTTCGGTCCCGAGGACGGACTGGTGCTGGTCGCCAACGAGCGGTGGTGGGGCAATGCGCCCGAGACCGGTCGTGTGGTCGTCTTCGACAAGACCTCGGATCTGAAGGCGAAGCTCGCCGACAACGCGGTGAGTGTGCTCGATCTCGGCGCGGGCTCGGTGGCCGAGCTCGACCTGAACGGCTTCTCCTCGAACACGGTGCCGGGACGCGGGGCCGAACAGCTGATCCTGGCCACCGACGGCGTGCTCGGCTCGCCTGCCGCCCGCCGCGGCCTCGCGCACTGCGTCCCGCGTCAAGCGCTCTACAACGACCTGGGCAAGGCAGCCGACGTGCCGAGCACCGGGCTGGGCACCGGGCCGTTGAATTCGCTGATCAGCCAGCAGGATTCGCTGTACTACGGCGCGTCGACAGCGGGCGCGTCGAAGGCGTACGAGGTGACCGACATCAGCGCCGCCAAGACCGGTTTCGCGGGCACGCCGAACCCGGTCGTCCGGATCGGATACCTCGCTCCGGACCAGCGGCGCGCGCAGACGGTCGCGGCGATCGCCGAATCCTGCAGGGCCGCGGGCATCACCGTCGAAGACGCGAGTGCCACCGACTTCCGGCCGACCCAGTTGGCCGACGGGACGGTGGACGCGATTCTGTCGAGCACCGCGGGCGCCCCCGGTCCGGCGGGCTCGCTGGCCGGAGTCGCCGCGATGAGTGCGTGGCGGACCGGTAGCGGCGTCGATTTCGGCCGGTTCGGCAACGGCCGCTACGATGCGATCACCGATCAGCTTGCCGCGGACCCCGATTCGACCGCACAGCTGAATCTGCTGACCGAAGCCGAGAACCTGCTGTGGTCGGAGATGCCGGGCATTCCGTTGTTCGCGACGCCGCGCATCATCGCCTTCGGCAACGGCCTGAACAACGGTGTGGCCGGGCCGACGCAGGGCGGTACCGGATGGAATATGGATCGCTGGGTGTTGCGGCGGTGA
- the secF gene encoding protein translocase subunit SecF produces the protein MTNPNGMNNPSLNKRDEDRAHSSIDDFAYGSGEPRHGFFNRLYTGTGAIDVIGRRRMWYTVTAVIVLLALASMLIRGFNFGIDFEGGSRIQFPAGDATTSQVEEVYRDTLGSDPETVQTVGTGSTATVLIRSEALDARQVDQLTSALYEEFQPKNSDGEPSRSAISVSDVSETWGDQITEKALLALAVFLLLVSVYIAIRFERDMAIAALAAMFFDVVVTAGIYSLVGFEVSPATVIGILTILGFSLYDSVVVFDKVEENTRGILHLNRRTYAEQANLAVNQTLMRSINTAVIGVLPIAALMVIAVWMLGVGTLKDLALVQLVGLLVGTYSSIFFASPLLVSLKERWGPVAAHTKKVLAKRSNAAAARAAREAELRVASATRRTGGEDFAAAGPRPGARSRGGEGRAAGEQRPSGKRQRRN, from the coding sequence ATGACGAATCCGAACGGCATGAACAATCCGTCGCTGAACAAGCGCGACGAGGATCGGGCACACAGCTCGATCGACGATTTCGCCTACGGCTCCGGCGAGCCCCGGCACGGGTTCTTCAACCGCCTCTACACCGGCACCGGCGCGATCGACGTCATCGGCCGACGGCGGATGTGGTACACCGTGACCGCGGTGATCGTCTTGCTGGCGCTGGCGAGCATGCTGATCCGCGGCTTCAACTTCGGCATCGATTTCGAGGGCGGTTCGCGCATCCAGTTCCCGGCCGGTGACGCGACGACCAGCCAGGTCGAAGAGGTCTACCGGGACACCTTGGGATCGGACCCGGAAACCGTGCAGACCGTGGGTACCGGTTCGACGGCGACCGTGCTCATCCGCTCCGAGGCGCTGGACGCCCGCCAGGTCGATCAGCTGACGAGCGCGCTGTACGAGGAGTTCCAGCCGAAGAACAGCGACGGCGAACCGAGCCGCTCGGCGATCAGCGTCTCCGATGTCAGCGAGACCTGGGGCGATCAGATCACCGAGAAGGCGCTGCTCGCGCTCGCGGTCTTCCTGCTGCTCGTGTCGGTCTACATCGCGATCCGCTTCGAGCGGGACATGGCGATCGCGGCGCTGGCCGCGATGTTCTTCGATGTCGTGGTGACCGCGGGCATCTACTCCCTGGTCGGATTCGAGGTCAGCCCGGCAACGGTGATCGGCATTCTCACGATCCTGGGCTTCTCGCTCTACGACTCGGTGGTCGTCTTCGACAAGGTCGAGGAGAACACCAGGGGCATCCTGCACCTGAACCGGCGAACCTACGCCGAACAGGCCAACCTGGCGGTCAACCAGACGCTGATGCGCTCGATCAACACCGCCGTCATCGGCGTGCTGCCGATCGCCGCGCTGATGGTGATCGCGGTGTGGATGCTCGGGGTCGGCACGCTCAAGGACCTGGCGCTGGTGCAGTTGGTCGGCCTGCTGGTCGGCACCTACTCGTCGATCTTCTTCGCGAGCCCGCTGCTCGTCTCGCTCAAGGAACGCTGGGGACCGGTGGCGGCGCACACCAAGAAGGTGCTGGCCAAGCGGTCCAACGCCGCCGCGGCCAGGGCGGCCAGGGAGGCCGAACTGCGGGTGGCGAGTGCGACCAGGCGCACGGGCGGGGAGGACTTCGCGGCGGCAGGTCCGCGTCCGGGCGCGCGATCGCGAGGCGGCGAGGGACGTGCCGCGGGGGAGCAGCGTCCCTCGGGCAAGCGGCAGCGGAGGAACTGA
- the secD gene encoding protein translocase subunit SecD, translating into MPPSQGSAHPLRLLGVFAALLAVIYALVFFTGDKSPTPKLGIDLQGGTRVTLTARTPDGTSPSQDSLRKAQEIIENRVNGLGVSGSEVAIEGDNIVITVPGDDGQQARALATTAKLYVRPVLAATPFAGTPQGAPATDAPAPAPQTPPADVPPADVPPADVPPAEAPPVGAPPADVPPPAEAVPPPPADTPPAPEALVEPAPQPRVFPAQPPIDEQPPVEQPPAGEQPPADQPPAEQPPADTQDEEDLTPQERVQREIAAAKEARQSTDPTAQQAAMAAMDCSKQDPLAGNDDPNLPLVTCSQDGTEVFLLDVSRIDGQEIKDAVANLDTQQSRWVVDLEFKGSGSDAWADLTGEYLYKRVAFTLDSQVVSAPQVQAGPQLGGRTQISGQFTATSARELANTLKYGSLPLSFQTSEAETVSATLGLSSLRAGLIAGAIGMVVVLLYCLLYYRMLGLLTALSLIGSGLAVYGLMVLLGRWIGFTLDLSGIAGLIIGIGMTADSFVVFFERIKDEMREGRSFRSAVPRGWQRARRTILSGNAVSFIAAAVLYVLAVGQVKGFAFTLGLTTVLDVVVVFLMTAPLVLLASRSPFWAKPAVNGLGAIQEVARERRAAEAAPAEGVRTR; encoded by the coding sequence GTGCCACCTTCCCAGGGATCGGCGCATCCGCTCAGATTGCTCGGCGTCTTCGCCGCGCTGCTGGCCGTGATCTATGCGCTGGTGTTCTTCACCGGTGACAAATCCCCGACACCCAAACTCGGCATCGACCTACAGGGTGGCACTCGCGTCACACTGACCGCGCGTACCCCGGACGGCACCAGTCCGAGCCAGGACAGCCTGCGCAAGGCGCAGGAGATCATCGAGAACCGCGTCAACGGTCTCGGCGTCTCCGGCTCCGAGGTCGCGATAGAGGGCGACAACATCGTCATCACCGTGCCCGGTGACGACGGTCAACAGGCCAGGGCGCTGGCGACCACCGCCAAGCTCTACGTCCGTCCGGTGCTGGCCGCGACGCCGTTCGCCGGGACGCCGCAGGGCGCCCCCGCGACCGACGCGCCCGCCCCGGCGCCGCAGACTCCGCCCGCCGATGTCCCGCCCGCGGATGTCCCCCCGGCCGATGTCCCGCCCGCTGAGGCGCCGCCCGTCGGGGCCCCGCCCGCGGATGTTCCGCCCCCGGCGGAGGCTGTGCCCCCGCCGCCTGCCGACACGCCGCCCGCGCCCGAGGCACTGGTCGAGCCCGCCCCGCAACCGCGCGTGTTCCCCGCGCAGCCGCCGATCGACGAACAGCCGCCGGTCGAGCAGCCGCCGGCCGGTGAGCAGCCGCCTGCCGATCAGCCTCCTGCGGAGCAGCCGCCGGCCGATACGCAGGACGAGGAAGACCTCACCCCGCAGGAGCGCGTCCAGCGCGAGATCGCCGCGGCCAAGGAGGCCAGGCAGAGCACCGATCCCACCGCCCAGCAGGCCGCCATGGCCGCGATGGACTGCAGCAAGCAGGATCCGCTCGCGGGCAACGACGACCCGAACCTGCCGCTGGTGACCTGCTCGCAGGACGGCACCGAGGTGTTCCTGCTCGACGTCAGCCGCATCGACGGCCAGGAGATCAAGGACGCCGTCGCCAATCTCGACACCCAGCAGTCCCGCTGGGTCGTCGACCTGGAATTCAAGGGCTCCGGTTCGGACGCCTGGGCCGACCTGACCGGTGAGTACCTGTACAAGCGGGTCGCCTTCACCCTCGACTCCCAGGTGGTCAGCGCCCCGCAGGTGCAGGCGGGGCCGCAGCTGGGTGGGCGCACCCAGATCTCCGGGCAGTTCACCGCCACCTCGGCCAGGGAGCTGGCGAACACCCTGAAGTACGGTTCGCTGCCGCTGTCGTTCCAGACCTCCGAGGCCGAGACCGTCTCGGCCACCCTCGGCCTGTCGTCGCTGCGCGCGGGCCTGATCGCCGGCGCGATCGGCATGGTCGTGGTGCTGCTCTACTGTCTGCTCTACTACCGCATGCTCGGGTTGCTGACGGCGCTTTCGCTGATCGGCTCGGGTCTCGCGGTGTACGGATTGATGGTGTTGCTCGGCCGGTGGATCGGCTTCACCCTCGACCTGTCCGGCATCGCCGGTCTGATCATCGGTATCGGTATGACCGCCGACTCGTTCGTGGTGTTCTTCGAACGCATCAAGGACGAGATGCGCGAGGGCCGTAGTTTCCGCTCGGCGGTGCCGCGCGGCTGGCAGCGGGCGCGTCGCACGATCCTGTCCGGCAACGCGGTCAGCTTCATCGCCGCCGCCGTGCTGTACGTGCTCGCCGTCGGCCAGGTCAAGGGCTTCGCCTTCACGCTCGGTCTGACGACCGTTCTGGACGTGGTGGTGGTCTTCCTGATGACCGCGCCGCTGGTGCTGCTCGCCTCGCGCTCGCCGTTCTGGGCGAAGCCCGCGGTGAACGGTCTTGGCGCGATCCAGGAGGTTGCTCGGGAACGCAGGGCCGCCGAGGCCGCTCCTGCGGAAGGTGTGAGGACGCGATGA
- the yajC gene encoding preprotein translocase subunit YajC, giving the protein MDILFPLLLVLLLVPMFLGIRRQKREAEKVAAMQDGLKVGDSVITTSGLWGTVVDVDEDTVDLEIAEDVVTTWLRQAIREVRVEEQAGTAESTTGETTTGETTDSETSAPETTTEGSAPVVEESAEQTENRLNDTRLHKD; this is encoded by the coding sequence ATCGATATACTGTTCCCGCTCCTGCTGGTCCTCCTGCTCGTGCCGATGTTCCTCGGCATCCGCCGTCAGAAGCGTGAAGCCGAGAAGGTCGCCGCCATGCAGGACGGCCTGAAAGTCGGTGACTCCGTGATCACCACCTCGGGCCTGTGGGGCACAGTCGTCGACGTCGACGAGGACACCGTCGATCTGGAGATCGCCGAAGACGTGGTGACCACCTGGCTGCGCCAGGCGATCCGTGAGGTCCGTGTCGAGGAGCAGGCCGGCACCGCCGAGTCGACCACCGGCGAGACGACCACCGGCGAGACGACCGACAGCGAGACGTCGGCCCCCGAGACGACCACCGAAGGGTCGGCCCCCGTGGTCGAGGAGTCCGCTGAGCAGACCGAGAACCGGCTGAACGACACCCGGCTGCACAAGGACTGA
- a CDS encoding DivIVA domain-containing protein, producing MTPAEVRGVVFGPAPFGERGYNREVVDAFLDLVTATLAHDGAGSLTARDLHTVRFTQARRGVRGYHPDEVDAFLHRVICTFAAAGAGQPSAVTDGARALSRSRAGRRGTRTAGSPRTGTPWPAARPGSDR from the coding sequence ATGACGCCCGCCGAGGTGCGTGGAGTCGTCTTCGGCCCCGCCCCCTTCGGGGAGCGCGGCTACAACCGCGAAGTGGTCGACGCCTTCCTCGACCTGGTGACCGCGACGCTGGCGCACGACGGCGCGGGCAGTCTCACCGCGCGCGATCTCCACACGGTGCGCTTCACCCAGGCGCGCCGGGGCGTGCGCGGTTATCATCCCGACGAGGTGGACGCCTTTCTCCATCGGGTGATCTGTACCTTCGCGGCTGCCGGCGCCGGACAGCCTTCGGCGGTCACCGACGGTGCACGCGCGCTGTCTCGGTCGCGTGCAGGTCGTCGGGGAACACGAACCGCCGGATCGCCCAGAACCGGAACACCATGGCCAGCAGCACGCCCAGGATCTGACCGGTGA
- a CDS encoding GtrA family protein, protein MTVVNSVLDRMPEPLRSKAIEHRELLKFATVGAITWFIDTGVVYAVKLTVLGEKPLTARLLGVLIATIASYVLNREWSFRTRGGRQRSHEAALFFAVSALGIGVTMIPQAISLYVLDLRVPHVSAVTQALANFVTGQILGVLLAMVFRFWAIRRFVFPDDLHATETARVHRR, encoded by the coding sequence ATGACGGTGGTCAACTCCGTGCTCGATCGAATGCCCGAGCCGCTGCGCAGCAAGGCGATCGAGCATCGCGAACTGCTCAAGTTCGCCACGGTCGGCGCCATCACCTGGTTCATCGACACCGGCGTCGTCTACGCGGTGAAGCTGACCGTGCTCGGTGAGAAGCCGCTGACCGCGCGTCTGCTCGGCGTCCTGATCGCGACCATCGCCTCCTACGTCCTCAACCGTGAGTGGTCCTTCCGCACCCGCGGCGGCAGGCAGCGCTCGCACGAGGCCGCGCTGTTCTTCGCGGTCAGCGCGCTCGGCATCGGCGTCACCATGATCCCGCAGGCGATCTCGCTGTACGTGCTCGATCTACGGGTGCCGCACGTGTCCGCGGTGACCCAGGCGCTCGCGAACTTCGTCACCGGTCAGATCCTGGGCGTGCTGCTGGCCATGGTGTTCCGGTTCTGGGCGATCCGGCGGTTCGTGTTCCCCGACGACCTGCACGCGACCGAGACAGCGCGCGTGCACCGTCGGTGA
- the ruvB gene encoding Holliday junction branch migration DNA helicase RuvB has translation MTDDYADDESPVTANLLRSDGEIEGDLRPKSLDTFIGQPRVREQLALVLRGAKQRGSTPDHVLLSGPPGLGKTSMAMIIAAELGTALRITSGPALERAGDLAAMLSNLVEGDVLFIDEIHRIARPAEEMLYLAMEDFRVDVVVGKGPGATSIPLDIAPFTLVGATTRSGALTGPLRDRFGFTGHMDFYEPAELLRILRRSARILGVRIDDDAAAEVAGRSRGTPRIANRLLRRVRDYAEVRADGLITLAVARAALEVYDVDVLGLDRLDRAVLDALVRGFNGGPVGVSTLAVAVGEEATTVEEVCEPFLVRAGLVARTPRGRVATAGAWEHLGLVAPPDLVYGAVEVRGRAPQPTLDLFD, from the coding sequence ATGACAGACGATTACGCAGACGACGAATCCCCGGTCACCGCGAACCTGCTGCGCTCCGACGGCGAGATCGAGGGCGATCTGCGGCCGAAATCGCTGGACACCTTCATCGGCCAGCCCCGGGTCCGCGAGCAGCTCGCCCTGGTCCTGCGCGGCGCCAAACAGCGCGGCAGCACGCCCGACCACGTCCTGCTGTCGGGCCCGCCCGGCCTGGGCAAGACCAGCATGGCGATGATCATCGCCGCCGAACTCGGCACGGCTCTGCGCATCACCTCCGGCCCCGCCCTCGAACGCGCGGGCGACCTGGCCGCCATGCTGAGCAATCTGGTCGAGGGCGACGTGCTGTTCATCGACGAGATCCACCGCATCGCCCGCCCCGCCGAGGAGATGCTGTACCTGGCGATGGAGGACTTCCGCGTCGACGTCGTGGTCGGCAAGGGTCCGGGGGCCACCTCCATCCCACTCGACATCGCACCGTTCACCCTCGTCGGCGCCACCACCCGCTCCGGTGCGCTCACCGGCCCGCTGCGCGACCGCTTCGGCTTCACCGGCCACATGGACTTCTACGAGCCCGCCGAACTGCTGCGCATCCTGCGGCGATCGGCGCGGATCCTGGGAGTGCGCATCGACGACGATGCCGCCGCCGAGGTCGCCGGGCGCTCGCGCGGCACGCCGCGCATCGCCAACCGGTTGCTGCGCCGCGTCCGCGACTACGCCGAAGTCCGCGCCGACGGCCTCATCACCCTTGCGGTGGCCCGCGCCGCGCTGGAGGTCTACGACGTCGACGTGCTCGGCCTGGACCGGCTCGACCGCGCGGTGCTCGACGCCCTGGTCCGCGGCTTCAACGGCGGTCCGGTGGGGGTGTCCACGCTGGCCGTCGCGGTGGGTGAGGAAGCTACCACCGTCGAGGAGGTGTGCGAGCCGTTCCTGGTGCGCGCCGGGTTGGTGGCTCGTACGCCGCGCGGTCGCGTCGCCACGGCCGGGGCCTGGGAACACCTCGGCCTGGTCGCACCGCCGGACCTGGTCTACGGCGCCGTCGAGGTGCGCGGCCGGGCTCCGCAACCGACGCTGGATCTGTTCGACTGA
- the ruvA gene encoding Holliday junction branch migration protein RuvA, translated as MIASVRGEVLEIALDHAVVEACGVGYRLNATPATLAGLTRGQETRLYTAMIVREDSMTLYGFADTEARDLFGLLQTVSGVGPRLAMAVLAVLEPEALRKALAESNVAALTRVPGIGKRGAERMVVELRDKVNQVPVQAGPPGSAPAAVLTPVRDQVVEALTGLGFPLKQAEQAVDAVLAEQPAATTSVALRAALSLLGKNR; from the coding sequence GTGATCGCGTCGGTACGCGGTGAAGTCCTCGAGATCGCGCTCGACCACGCCGTGGTGGAAGCCTGCGGCGTCGGCTACCGGCTCAACGCCACTCCCGCCACACTGGCCGGCCTGACGCGCGGGCAGGAGACCCGCCTCTACACGGCCATGATCGTGCGCGAGGACTCGATGACCCTCTACGGCTTCGCCGACACCGAGGCCCGCGATCTGTTCGGGCTGTTGCAGACCGTCTCGGGCGTGGGTCCCCGGCTGGCGATGGCGGTGCTGGCCGTGCTCGAACCCGAAGCGTTGCGCAAGGCGCTGGCCGAGAGCAATGTCGCCGCGCTGACCCGGGTGCCCGGCATCGGCAAACGCGGCGCCGAACGCATGGTGGTAGAACTGCGCGACAAGGTGAACCAGGTACCGGTCCAGGCCGGTCCGCCCGGCAGCGCGCCCGCCGCGGTCCTCACCCCGGTGCGCGACCAGGTCGTCGAAGCGCTCACCGGACTCGGGTTCCCGCTCAAGCAGGCCGAACAGGCCGTCGACGCCGTCCTCGCCGAGCAGCCCGCAGCGACCACTTCGGTGGCATTGCGGGCCGCGCTGTCGCTGTTGGGCAAGAACCGGTAG
- the ruvC gene encoding crossover junction endodeoxyribonuclease RuvC produces MRVMGVDPGLTRCGLSMVEGGRGRIVTAIDVDVVRTPPEMDLAHRLLLVADAAEKWMDVHRPEAVAIERVFAQHNVRTAMGTAQAGGVIALAAARREIPVVFHTPSEVKAAVTGNGSADKAQVTAMVTRILGLKTAPRPADAADALALAICHCWRAPLLARMAAAEAQAAQAQRRYAERLAEQRSAQQRSVRERSVPQGKAVRG; encoded by the coding sequence GTGCGGGTGATGGGCGTCGACCCCGGACTCACCAGGTGCGGATTGAGCATGGTCGAGGGCGGGCGCGGTCGCATTGTCACCGCGATCGACGTGGACGTGGTGCGGACCCCGCCGGAGATGGATCTGGCCCATCGGTTGCTGCTGGTCGCCGACGCCGCCGAGAAATGGATGGACGTCCACCGGCCGGAGGCCGTCGCGATCGAGCGGGTGTTCGCCCAGCACAACGTGCGTACGGCGATGGGGACCGCGCAGGCGGGCGGAGTGATCGCACTGGCCGCCGCCCGCCGCGAGATCCCGGTGGTATTCCACACCCCGAGCGAGGTCAAGGCCGCCGTGACCGGCAACGGCAGCGCCGACAAGGCGCAGGTGACCGCGATGGTGACCCGCATCCTGGGCTTGAAGACCGCCCCCAGGCCGGCCGACGCGGCGGATGCGCTGGCGCTGGCGATCTGCCATTGTTGGCGGGCGCCGCTGCTGGCCAGGATGGCCGCGGCCGAGGCCCAGGCGGCGCAGGCGCAGCGGCGGTATGCCGAACGTCTGGCCGAACAGCGCTCGGCGCAACAGCGGTCGGTTCGAGAACGCTCGGTCCCACAAGGAAAGGCGGTGCGCGGGTGA
- a CDS encoding transposase, with translation MLVNLNDLSAMGVPSSVSVIKDAAGRYFASFVVQTEDQPLPPVASEVGIDLGLSTFAVLSNGKTIESPKFLRQAERRLRKAQQALSRKEKGSKNRAKARVRVAKAHARVADARRDWAHKHSTKIIGENQAIFVEDLCVKGLARTRLAKSVHDAGWSMFVTMLGEKAARYGRAFSKVDRWLPSTRMCSNCGVIGEAKALHVREWTCGCGSTHDRDLNAAINILAAGRAERLNACGGAVSPAA, from the coding sequence GTGCTGGTCAACCTCAACGACCTGTCCGCCATGGGCGTGCCGTCGTCGGTGTCGGTCATCAAGGACGCGGCGGGCCGGTACTTCGCGTCGTTCGTCGTGCAGACCGAAGACCAGCCGTTGCCGCCGGTGGCGTCCGAGGTGGGTATCGACCTGGGGTTGTCCACATTCGCGGTCCTGTCGAACGGCAAGACAATCGAGTCCCCGAAGTTTCTGCGGCAGGCCGAACGTAGGTTGCGGAAGGCGCAGCAGGCCCTGTCGCGCAAGGAGAAGGGTTCGAAGAACCGGGCCAAGGCCCGGGTTCGGGTAGCGAAAGCTCATGCCAGGGTCGCGGATGCGCGGCGGGACTGGGCGCACAAGCACTCCACGAAGATCATCGGCGAGAACCAAGCGATATTCGTGGAGGACTTGTGCGTGAAAGGTCTCGCCCGCACGCGACTGGCGAAATCGGTTCACGATGCGGGTTGGTCGATGTTCGTGACCATGCTCGGGGAGAAGGCCGCCCGGTATGGGCGGGCCTTCTCGAAGGTGGATCGCTGGTTGCCCTCCACCCGCATGTGCTCGAACTGCGGGGTGATCGGAGAGGCGAAGGCCCTGCATGTCCGCGAATGGACGTGCGGGTGCGGGAGCACCCATGACCGCGATCTGAACGCGGCGATCAACATCCTCGCGGCCGGACGGGCCGAGAGGCTAAACGCCTGCGGAGGGGCTGTAAGTCCAGCCGCTTAG
- a CDS encoding YebC/PmpR family DNA-binding transcriptional regulator — protein sequence MSGHSKWATTKHKKAAIDAKRGKLFAKLIKNIEVAARTGGGDPDGNPTLYDAIQKAKKSSVPNDNIERARKRGGGEEAGGADWQTIMYEGYGPNGVAVLIECLTDNRNRAAGEVRVAMTRNGGNMADPGSVAYLFHRKGVVTLEKNGLSEDDVLMAVLDAGAEEVNDLGESFEIISEPGDLIAVRTALQSAGIDYDSAESGFQPSVSVPVDADGARKVFKLVDALEDSDDVQNVYTNVDISDEVLAQLDD from the coding sequence ATGAGCGGCCACTCCAAATGGGCCACCACCAAGCACAAGAAGGCCGCGATCGACGCCAAGCGGGGCAAGCTCTTCGCGAAGCTGATCAAGAACATCGAGGTGGCGGCCCGCACGGGTGGCGGTGATCCCGACGGCAACCCGACGCTCTACGACGCCATCCAGAAGGCCAAGAAGTCGTCGGTGCCCAACGACAACATCGAGCGCGCTCGCAAGCGTGGCGGCGGTGAGGAAGCCGGCGGCGCCGACTGGCAGACCATCATGTACGAGGGCTACGGCCCGAACGGTGTCGCGGTGCTCATCGAATGTCTGACCGACAACCGCAACCGCGCGGCCGGTGAGGTGCGCGTGGCGATGACCCGCAACGGCGGCAACATGGCCGATCCCGGTTCGGTCGCCTACCTGTTCCACCGCAAGGGCGTCGTCACGCTGGAGAAGAACGGCCTGTCCGAGGACGACGTGCTCATGGCCGTGCTCGACGCGGGCGCCGAGGAGGTCAACGACCTCGGCGAGTCCTTCGAGATCATCAGCGAGCCCGGCGATCTGATCGCCGTGCGCACCGCCCTGCAGTCCGCGGGCATCGACTACGACTCCGCCGAGTCCGGCTTCCAGCCCTCGGTCAGCGTCCCGGTCGACGCCGACGGCGCACGCAAGGTCTTCAAGCTGGTGGACGCGCTCGAGGACAGCGACGACGTGCAGAACGTCTACACCAACGTGGACATCTCCGACGAGGTGCTCGCCCAGCTCGACGACTGA